The following proteins are encoded in a genomic region of Reichenbachiella sp.:
- the corA gene encoding magnesium/cobalt transporter CorA, giving the protein MKGIDITRPDKLLLKGIKTLGALGQNLYSDKKSEAKAKAELTFIGKKKMESVQSQLYQFNSKEFAVETELKDFSFFHSPKGKHVSWLNFHGVHDVELLKKVGKAINLDRLTIRQILDTTQRPKVEEYDDHLFFSVKSIAKNNEEIDVEQLSFVLGSNYAVSFQEEIGDHFEGIRNKLKEGLGFIRKRSSDYLLSQLLDAILDNYFETIDQSNEAISLIEKVVIEDPDKATLIVLEKHKQNAQTIKKALAPFKEALTNLMNGDSKFIHTNNLKYYRDLGNSAAAAIEEIEATLRTLEGLTNICFASQSQKMNETMKVLTTVSTIFIPLTFIAGIYGMNFENMPELRHPNGYFYTWGVMGIIFIVMLIYFKVKKWI; this is encoded by the coding sequence ATGAAAGGCATAGACATTACCAGACCCGACAAGCTATTGCTTAAAGGCATCAAGACATTAGGTGCACTGGGACAAAATCTATATTCTGACAAAAAATCAGAAGCTAAGGCTAAAGCCGAGCTCACGTTTATTGGAAAGAAAAAAATGGAGTCGGTGCAAAGCCAGCTCTATCAGTTCAATTCCAAAGAATTTGCAGTAGAAACAGAATTGAAAGACTTTTCCTTTTTTCATTCTCCAAAAGGAAAACATGTGTCCTGGCTCAACTTTCACGGGGTGCATGATGTGGAATTACTCAAAAAAGTAGGAAAGGCTATTAATTTGGACCGCTTGACCATCAGACAAATACTCGATACCACTCAACGTCCGAAGGTGGAAGAATACGATGATCATTTGTTTTTCAGTGTTAAATCTATAGCAAAAAACAACGAAGAGATTGATGTCGAACAGCTGTCCTTTGTATTAGGCTCAAATTACGCTGTCTCCTTTCAGGAAGAAATTGGCGACCACTTTGAAGGTATCAGAAACAAACTCAAAGAAGGACTAGGATTCATACGAAAAAGGTCGAGCGACTATCTTCTGTCTCAGCTTCTCGATGCTATTCTAGATAACTATTTCGAAACGATTGATCAATCGAATGAAGCCATTTCGTTGATAGAAAAAGTGGTAATTGAAGACCCAGACAAGGCGACCTTAATCGTACTGGAGAAGCACAAACAAAATGCACAGACGATCAAAAAAGCACTCGCACCATTTAAAGAGGCGTTGACCAACTTAATGAATGGTGACAGCAAATTCATTCATACAAACAACCTAAAGTATTATCGTGATTTGGGGAATTCAGCAGCGGCAGCCATAGAAGAAATAGAGGCTACCTTAAGAACACTGGAAGGACTGACCAACATTTGTTTTGCTTCCCAAAGCCAAAAAATGAATGAGACCATGAAAGTGTTGACCACAGTGTCTACCATTTTTATCCCACTCACCTTCATCGCAGGCATTTATGGTATGAACTTCGAAAACATGCCTGAACTCCGTCATCCCAATGGATATTTCTATACCTGGGGAGTAATGGGTATTATTTTTATTGTGATGCTGATTTATTTCAAAGTGAAAAAATGGATCTGA
- a CDS encoding DUF6249 domain-containing protein → MQGPEFLIPIVFFISIAVVAIIIRKFQNDERLALIEKGGDANIFNRTSKGNSYPALRYGLLLIGAGIGILVGNLVAESRIIDDEAAVFSCLMIFGGIGLFASYFIERKEAAKD, encoded by the coding sequence ATGCAAGGACCAGAATTTTTAATCCCAATTGTTTTCTTCATTTCAATAGCGGTAGTTGCTATCATTATAAGAAAATTTCAAAACGACGAAAGATTAGCACTAATCGAAAAAGGAGGTGACGCCAATATTTTCAATCGAACATCCAAAGGCAACTCTTACCCCGCCTTGCGATATGGACTCTTACTTATAGGAGCCGGGATAGGCATCTTGGTAGGAAACTTGGTAGCAGAATCCAGAATCATTGACGATGAAGCTGCAGTGTTCTCTTGCCTGATGATATTTGGTGGCATAGGTCTTTTTGCGTCTTATTTCATAGAAAGAAAAGAAGCCGCTAAGGATTAA
- the glpX gene encoding class II fructose-bisphosphatase, whose product MTEQEQLIEDLKKVVCTAAAAAKDFVGTGEKEAGDQAAVDAMRAAFEQAHMDAVVRVGEGEKDEAPMLYVGEKLGNGKGLKLDIAVDPVEGTSLMAAGKPNAIAVVAATDQGKFWDAGSAYYMNKIVVGSEAKGAIDITQSATENLKSIAAATGKKVEDLVIYVLDKPRHVELRKEIEACGAKVDLHAEGDVIGSVLALMPDSEVDALMGIGGAPEAVITAAAVVALGGDMQGQLAPQQEEERESLLSEGTDISKVLYLNDLVQSDWAVFAAAGVTSGELLEGPMDSTSDEILVEYLIIGPDADQVENDFYPLLAD is encoded by the coding sequence ATGACAGAACAAGAGCAATTGATTGAAGACCTGAAAAAAGTGGTATGCACGGCAGCAGCTGCGGCAAAGGACTTTGTTGGGACTGGGGAAAAGGAAGCTGGTGATCAGGCAGCAGTAGACGCTATGCGCGCTGCATTCGAACAAGCTCATATGGATGCTGTGGTCAGAGTGGGAGAAGGTGAAAAGGACGAAGCACCCATGCTCTATGTTGGGGAGAAGCTAGGAAATGGGAAGGGCTTAAAATTAGACATAGCTGTGGACCCAGTAGAAGGGACCTCTCTTATGGCCGCTGGAAAACCCAATGCTATAGCCGTGGTAGCAGCCACGGATCAAGGAAAATTCTGGGATGCCGGCAGCGCCTATTACATGAATAAAATTGTGGTAGGCTCAGAGGCCAAAGGCGCCATAGACATTACCCAATCAGCTACTGAAAATTTAAAATCAATTGCGGCAGCCACTGGAAAAAAAGTAGAAGATTTGGTCATCTATGTTTTGGATAAACCTCGTCATGTGGAGTTGAGAAAAGAAATAGAGGCCTGTGGGGCAAAAGTGGATTTACATGCTGAAGGAGACGTCATTGGATCAGTATTGGCACTGATGCCTGATAGTGAAGTAGATGCTCTGATGGGAATTGGTGGTGCACCAGAGGCGGTGATCACCGCAGCTGCCGTTGTGGCCTTAGGAGGTGACATGCAGGGGCAACTGGCTCCTCAGCAAGAGGAAGAAAGGGAGAGTCTTTTATCGGAAGGAACCGATATAAGTAAAGTCTTGTATTTGAATGATTTGGTTCAATCGGACTGGGCAGTGTTTGCAGCTGCTGGTGTGACTTCAGGAGAACTTCTCGAAGGCCCAATGGACAGCACAAGCGACGAAATCCTAGTGGAATATTTGATTATTGGCCCTGATGCTGATCAGGTGGAGAATGACTTTTATCCTTTACTCGCCGATTAA
- a CDS encoding crotonase/enoyl-CoA hydratase family protein has protein sequence MSKTLVSTTLKNHVLHIVLDRAEKMNAFTYAMLQQLSEAYTQLENDPNIRCGLLYANGDHFTAGLDLADVSKHIQQGAKLFEEGKIDPLQIFDKKRTKPVVIAVQGTCLTIGIEMILANDICIAGHDSKFGQIEVKRGILAFGGATIRFQQRCGWGNAMKYLLTGDMFDAEEALRIGLVQELSDNPVSKAIQLAERIAKQAPLAVQSTLDSAKTAILEGQDKAEQGLMPALHHLMQTEDAKEGLMSFLERREAKFTGK, from the coding sequence ATGAGCAAAACCTTAGTTTCCACAACCCTAAAAAATCACGTTCTCCACATTGTGCTCGATAGAGCCGAAAAGATGAATGCCTTCACCTACGCCATGCTCCAGCAACTGTCGGAGGCCTACACCCAATTGGAAAACGATCCCAACATACGTTGTGGTCTGCTGTATGCCAATGGAGACCATTTTACGGCGGGGCTCGACCTGGCGGATGTATCCAAACACATCCAGCAAGGAGCCAAATTATTTGAAGAAGGAAAAATTGACCCACTTCAGATTTTTGATAAAAAAAGGACTAAACCAGTAGTCATAGCTGTGCAAGGTACCTGCCTAACCATTGGCATCGAAATGATTTTAGCTAATGACATTTGCATCGCTGGTCATGACTCTAAATTCGGTCAGATAGAAGTGAAACGTGGGATTCTCGCCTTTGGAGGGGCTACCATCCGATTCCAGCAAAGATGTGGCTGGGGCAATGCCATGAAATATTTGTTGACAGGAGATATGTTTGATGCCGAGGAAGCATTGAGAATTGGACTGGTACAAGAGCTAAGTGATAATCCAGTAAGTAAAGCTATTCAGCTAGCCGAAAGAATCGCCAAACAAGCACCCTTGGCCGTGCAGTCTACCTTAGACAGTGCCAAGACTGCCATTTTGGAGGGTCAAGACAAAGCCGAACAAGGGCTCATGCCTGCGCTTCACCATCTCATGCAAACAGAAGATGCGAAAGAGGGTTTAATGTCATTTTTGGAAAGAAGGGAAGCGAAATTTACAGGTAAGTAG
- a CDS encoding PaaI family thioesterase, whose translation MNSSDKKYFQNHMPENVCFGCGINNDQGLHIKSYWEGDESVCQWQSEEHYHGWSDLMNGGIMATLIDCHCMGTAMAHAYKEEGRALDTMPEYRYATGTLNVKYLKPTSNKHPVELRARVTEVKGRKTVMHCDFFCQGEKTAEAEVIGIRVFDSSQAEDGNVFKS comes from the coding sequence ATGAATTCATCAGACAAAAAGTACTTTCAAAACCACATGCCAGAGAATGTTTGCTTTGGTTGTGGAATTAACAATGATCAAGGATTGCATATCAAAAGCTACTGGGAAGGCGACGAGTCAGTTTGTCAATGGCAATCAGAAGAGCATTATCATGGCTGGTCGGACTTGATGAATGGAGGCATTATGGCGACGCTCATTGACTGTCATTGCATGGGTACTGCTATGGCACATGCTTATAAAGAAGAGGGGAGAGCGCTCGATACTATGCCAGAATATCGATATGCCACTGGCACCTTGAATGTGAAGTATTTGAAGCCCACTTCAAACAAACATCCTGTGGAGTTGAGAGCAAGAGTCACAGAAGTGAAAGGAAGAAAAACGGTGATGCACTGTGATTTTTTCTGTCAGGGAGAAAAAACAGCGGAAGCCGAGGTCATTGGTATCCGAGTGTTTGACAGTAGTCAAGCGGAAGATGGTAACGTGTTTAAATCATAA
- a CDS encoding DUF2062 domain-containing protein, giving the protein MKNYKNSLTFKLKRHFLEVLRTKTSDHSVAMGFAIGSFVAILPTPGISILIGIAIVAIFKKINKYALFLAMIVWNIWTLAPIYWASYEIGQAIFGDSEVVVWEFEQLDQVFEYTRRFMVGNLFLSIPISILSYFLVRAGVRRYKRNR; this is encoded by the coding sequence GTGAAAAACTATAAAAACAGTTTGACATTTAAATTGAAGCGGCACTTCCTGGAAGTATTAAGAACCAAGACCTCTGATCATTCGGTGGCCATGGGTTTTGCTATAGGGAGTTTTGTCGCGATTCTGCCTACTCCCGGCATTAGTATCCTTATCGGAATTGCCATTGTGGCCATCTTTAAAAAGATCAATAAATATGCACTCTTTCTAGCCATGATCGTCTGGAATATCTGGACCCTGGCTCCCATCTATTGGGCTAGTTATGAGATTGGTCAGGCCATCTTTGGAGATAGCGAAGTGGTAGTTTGGGAGTTCGAACAACTCGATCAGGTCTTCGAATATACTCGTAGATTTATGGTCGGCAATTTGTTCTTGTCCATTCCCATTTCCATATTGAGCTATTTTTTAGTTAGGGCTGGAGTCAGGAGGTATAAGAGGAATAGATGA
- a CDS encoding bifunctional UDP-N-acetylmuramoyl-tripeptide:D-alanyl-D-alanine ligase/alanine racemase — MKFSGLSQSCKGKMPQLPLDIQIQGLAFDSRQISIRSGVVFFAISGQNHDGHQFINDAYEKGVRLFVVEKEIKLKADASYFLVEDAIVAMQELVKTHRSAFNYPVIGITGSNGKTIVKEWLAQMLDDQFDIVKSPKSFNSQLGVPLSVWAMGDHHNLGIFEAGISEVEEMQRLEQVIQPTLGIFTNIGEAHNAGFKDLTEKAKEKAKLFSNCQKVVYCAKHELVGKALAETVSGSTQLIPWKVTEQKGKKYVLDVLNNSLTFYLKYDDPASVENILHCAAMLVALGYDQEFIQLRLNRLSSIKMRLEMKQAINRSYVIDDTYNNDLYGLEVALDFLARQNQRSKKTVILSDLYQTGLSSDALYQRVSELLQKHNIQKFVGVGKEINQSSSKFHIPSKFYQTTEEFLAAGYTPNDEIVLVKGARDFEFELIVNSMEQKAHGTILEVNLENLIHNLNYYRSKLEPETKIMVMVKALAYGGGNFEIANLLQFHKVDYLGVAYADEAVELRKNGIHIPIMIMNVSPTSFRLLKEYNLEPEIYSLDQLIDFLDYYENMQDLPSIHIKLETGMNRLGFTENNLQRLIEQLKLNKHLKVKSIFSHLAGSEDPRHADYTKQQGERFERMSQAIMESLWYTPMRHLVNTGGIANYPSLHFDMARLGIGLHGFDPTQTEQGKLKIVSTLKCNVSQVKKIAAGESIGYGRSGFAKSDTMIAIIPIGYADGYLRAFGNGTGQMLINDQLVPTIGNVCMDMTMVDVTGLDVKSGDEVVVFGEKPNISELAEWIKTIPYEILTNVSQRVKRVFLSE; from the coding sequence ATGAAGTTTAGTGGATTGAGTCAGAGTTGTAAAGGGAAAATGCCACAACTGCCTTTAGACATCCAAATTCAGGGGTTGGCATTCGACTCTCGTCAAATTTCCATTCGCTCAGGTGTAGTGTTTTTTGCCATTTCTGGTCAGAATCATGACGGTCATCAGTTCATTAACGATGCCTATGAAAAGGGGGTGAGGCTATTCGTCGTCGAAAAAGAAATAAAACTAAAAGCTGATGCTTCATACTTCTTGGTGGAGGACGCCATTGTCGCCATGCAGGAATTGGTCAAAACTCATCGATCAGCATTCAACTATCCTGTCATTGGTATTACCGGTAGTAATGGAAAAACCATTGTCAAAGAATGGCTGGCTCAGATGCTGGATGATCAATTTGATATTGTAAAAAGCCCAAAAAGTTTTAACTCCCAATTGGGTGTACCGCTGTCTGTTTGGGCCATGGGTGACCATCACAATTTGGGAATCTTCGAGGCCGGTATTTCGGAAGTAGAAGAGATGCAACGATTGGAGCAAGTGATTCAGCCAACACTTGGCATTTTTACCAATATAGGAGAAGCTCACAATGCAGGTTTCAAGGATTTAACCGAAAAGGCAAAGGAGAAGGCCAAGTTGTTTAGTAATTGTCAAAAAGTGGTCTATTGTGCCAAACATGAGCTGGTAGGTAAGGCACTTGCTGAAACAGTCTCTGGTTCGACTCAGCTCATTCCATGGAAAGTCACTGAACAAAAAGGAAAGAAGTATGTACTGGATGTGCTGAATAACTCTTTGACTTTTTATTTAAAATATGATGACCCAGCGTCAGTGGAGAATATTCTGCATTGTGCAGCGATGCTAGTGGCCTTAGGATACGATCAGGAATTTATTCAGCTCCGGTTGAATAGGTTGTCGTCTATTAAAATGAGATTGGAGATGAAGCAGGCTATCAACCGATCGTATGTAATAGATGACACCTACAATAATGACCTGTATGGATTGGAAGTGGCATTGGATTTTCTGGCCAGGCAAAATCAGCGTTCCAAAAAGACGGTCATACTATCAGATTTATATCAAACAGGATTATCAAGCGATGCCTTGTATCAACGAGTAAGTGAGTTGCTTCAGAAGCATAATATTCAAAAGTTTGTTGGTGTTGGAAAAGAGATCAATCAATCGAGTTCCAAGTTTCATATTCCATCTAAATTTTATCAAACGACCGAAGAATTTTTGGCAGCAGGGTATACCCCTAATGACGAAATTGTATTGGTGAAGGGTGCCAGAGATTTTGAGTTTGAGCTGATTGTAAACAGTATGGAGCAAAAAGCGCATGGCACCATTCTGGAGGTGAATCTTGAAAATCTAATTCACAACCTCAACTATTACAGGAGTAAACTAGAGCCAGAGACCAAAATAATGGTGATGGTAAAGGCCTTGGCCTATGGTGGCGGAAATTTTGAAATAGCCAACTTACTTCAGTTTCACAAAGTAGATTATTTGGGTGTGGCCTATGCAGATGAAGCCGTAGAGCTTCGGAAAAATGGCATCCACATTCCAATCATGATTATGAATGTGTCGCCTACTTCTTTTAGGTTGCTTAAGGAATACAATCTTGAGCCTGAGATCTACAGCTTGGATCAGTTGATCGATTTTCTGGATTATTATGAAAATATGCAGGATCTACCTTCTATACATATCAAGTTGGAAACCGGTATGAATCGACTAGGTTTTACGGAGAATAATTTGCAGCGACTCATCGAGCAGCTGAAGCTCAACAAACACCTAAAAGTAAAAAGTATTTTCAGCCATTTGGCGGGCAGTGAAGACCCAAGACATGCTGACTATACCAAACAGCAAGGGGAACGATTCGAAAGAATGAGTCAAGCGATTATGGAGAGTTTGTGGTATACGCCGATGAGACATTTGGTCAATACTGGTGGAATTGCTAACTATCCGAGTCTACATTTTGATATGGCGAGATTAGGCATCGGCTTGCATGGCTTCGACCCTACACAAACCGAACAAGGAAAATTAAAAATCGTCAGCACCCTCAAATGCAATGTATCACAAGTCAAGAAAATTGCCGCAGGTGAATCAATAGGATATGGAAGGAGTGGTTTTGCGAAAAGTGATACGATGATTGCTATTATCCCGATTGGCTACGCCGATGGGTATTTACGCGCTTTTGGAAATGGCACTGGCCAAATGCTGATCAATGATCAACTGGTGCCCACTATCGGTAATGTCTGCATGGATATGACTATGGTGGACGTGACAGGGTTGGATGTGAAATCAGGTGATGAAGTGGTCGTTTTTGGCGAAAAGCCTAATATTAGTGAATTGGCTGAATGGATTAAGACTATTCCATACGAGATTTTAACGAATGTAAGCCAAAGAGTGAAAAGAGTGTTTTTAAGTGAATAG
- a CDS encoding IS3 family transposase (programmed frameshift), translated as MKDEKRSSLGGKKRTQRDYNMGFKLAVVSEVEKGEMTYKQAQKTYGIQGRSTVLVWLRRYGKLDWSHPKQHFMASPKSKETPAQKIKRLERELSDERLKNEILNMMIDISDKEHGTSIRKREITQTIWRIREEKHVSLSRSCRLFGISRQAVYQSIQRSKQRAEELSRIKPLVQKVRMQMPRLGTRKLYHSLKGEFDRQNIKVGRDALFNYLRAEHLLIKPKKNYTKTTNSKHWLRKYPNLLKDRKAIRPEEVFVSDITYIKSRERTHYLSLVTDAYSRKIMGYHLSDDMSAEHVVKALKVAVKNRKTTQTLIHHSDRGLQYCSTLYQSELSNHQITPSMTDGYDCYQNALAERVNGILKGEFLIHKCNTGQELKILIKESIDTYNNQRPHLSLNYKTPNFIHEKTCEYQSTGFT; from the exons ATGAAAGACGAGAAGCGCAGTTCTTTAGGAGGGAAAAAGCGCACCCAGCGCGACTACAACATGGGCTTTAAACTGGCGGTTGTATCTGAAGTGGAAAAAGGCGAAATGACCTACAAGCAAGCCCAAAAAACTTATGGTATACAAGGAAGGAGTACAGTTTTGGTTTGGTTACGCAGATATGGTAAATTAGACTGGAGTCACCCGAAGCAACACTTTATGGCCTCACCTAAATCAAAAGAGACACCAGCACAGAAGATCAAGCGATTAGAACGTGAATTATCTGATGAGCGATTGAAGAATGAGATTCTTAATATGATGATTGACATCTCAGACAAAGAACACGGAACTTCAATCAGAAAAAGGGA GATTACCCAAACAATCTGGCGCATCCGAGAAGAAAAGCACGTGAGTCTCTCACGTAGCTGTCGACTGTTTGGGATTAGTAGACAGGCGGTTTATCAATCAATACAGAGATCTAAGCAAAGAGCAGAAGAACTCTCCAGGATCAAACCCCTTGTCCAAAAGGTAAGGATGCAAATGCCCCGACTGGGCACGCGGAAGCTGTACCATTCATTGAAAGGTGAATTTGACCGGCAAAACATAAAAGTGGGTAGAGATGCTTTGTTCAACTATTTAAGAGCCGAACACCTGCTCATCAAGCCAAAGAAGAATTATACAAAAACTACCAACAGTAAGCATTGGTTGAGAAAATACCCCAACCTATTGAAGGATCGGAAAGCTATTCGCCCTGAAGAAGTTTTTGTCAGTGATATTACTTACATCAAAAGTAGGGAGCGAACCCATTACCTCTCTTTGGTCACAGATGCATATAGTAGAAAGATTATGGGCTATCACCTCAGTGATGACATGAGTGCTGAACACGTGGTCAAAGCACTGAAAGTTGCTGTCAAAAACAGAAAAACAACCCAAACGCTTATTCATCATTCCGATAGAGGATTACAATATTGCTCCACTCTTTATCAGTCTGAGCTTAGTAATCATCAAATCACCCCATCTATGACCGATGGGTATGACTGCTATCAAAATGCACTAGCAGAAAGAGTTAATGGTATCCTAAAGGGGGAGTTCCTCATTCATAAATGCAATACTGGCCAAGAATTGAAAATACTGATCAAAGAGTCAATAGATACCTACAACAATCAAAGACCTCATCTAAGTCTCAACTATAAAACACCTAACTTTATACATGAAAAAACCTGTGAATATCAATCCACAGGTTTTACTTAA
- a CDS encoding aminotransferase class V-fold PLP-dependent enzyme: MNRRNFISQSGLAFGATLALPTLSSCEAESKSSPSVPALDGSWESVRNQFLLSHRNVQMAQMLFASHPLPVRKAIEFHRQKFDESPVEHWEENFLTIEDVQCEAAAKYMGAEKEEIALTDSTTMGLALLYSGLKLKEGDEILSTTHDHYVTDKALDYAAAKNGATIKRIAEYEDPANATVDEITSKIGAAISEKTRIVAITWVHSCDGLKHPVKEIAEVVKQANSQRAEADRIYLCVDGVHGFGVENINIKEMGCDFFCAGTHKWIFGPRGTGIIWAKKDAWDMMLPTIPAFSDDPYFIWMGVKPKGPIAFNQLQTPGGFHTFEHRWSLHEAFKFHMAIGKEKIESRTRELARMVKEGIAEMSNVTSTTPMDANLSSGINGFRVKGMSAEEVVKAFHHKGVIASASPYADSIPRLTPCVINTEEEVQFALKALREISQSV, translated from the coding sequence ATGAACCGAAGAAATTTTATTTCCCAATCAGGATTAGCGTTTGGTGCTACGTTAGCCTTACCCACACTTTCCAGCTGTGAGGCAGAGTCCAAATCTAGTCCTTCAGTCCCTGCGCTCGATGGGTCTTGGGAGTCAGTCCGAAATCAATTTTTACTTTCACACAGAAACGTGCAGATGGCTCAAATGCTCTTTGCTTCTCACCCTTTACCAGTGAGAAAGGCCATAGAATTTCATCGACAAAAATTTGATGAGAGTCCAGTAGAACATTGGGAAGAAAATTTTCTTACCATAGAAGATGTACAATGCGAAGCAGCCGCCAAATACATGGGAGCAGAAAAAGAAGAAATTGCATTGACTGACAGCACCACCATGGGGTTAGCGCTGCTATATTCTGGATTGAAATTGAAAGAAGGGGATGAAATTTTGAGCACTACTCATGACCACTACGTCACGGACAAAGCACTCGATTATGCCGCAGCCAAAAATGGAGCTACTATCAAAAGAATCGCAGAATATGAGGACCCTGCTAACGCAACGGTTGATGAAATCACCAGTAAAATAGGTGCGGCCATTTCTGAAAAAACAAGAATAGTGGCCATAACATGGGTGCATTCGTGCGATGGACTTAAGCACCCAGTAAAAGAGATTGCGGAAGTAGTAAAGCAAGCAAATAGCCAAAGAGCAGAAGCCGATCGCATCTATCTATGCGTAGATGGGGTACACGGATTTGGAGTAGAGAACATTAACATCAAGGAAATGGGTTGTGATTTCTTTTGTGCCGGCACACACAAGTGGATTTTTGGACCGCGAGGCACTGGGATCATTTGGGCAAAAAAAGACGCCTGGGATATGATGCTTCCTACGATTCCGGCCTTTTCTGACGATCCCTACTTTATTTGGATGGGTGTTAAACCCAAAGGTCCTATTGCCTTCAATCAATTGCAGACACCTGGCGGGTTCCATACTTTCGAGCATCGCTGGTCGCTACATGAGGCCTTCAAATTTCATATGGCGATCGGCAAGGAAAAAATAGAAAGTCGTACAAGAGAATTAGCCAGAATGGTCAAGGAAGGTATTGCTGAGATGAGCAATGTGACTTCGACAACGCCAATGGATGCGAATCTGTCCTCCGGAATCAATGGTTTTCGAGTGAAGGGCATGAGCGCAGAAGAAGTAGTGAAAGCCTTCCATCATAAAGGAGTCATCGCCAGTGCTTCTCCCTACGCTGACAGTATCCCCAGGCTAACACCTTGTGTGATTAATACTGAAGAAGAAGTGCAGTTTGCATTGAAAGCATTGAGGGAAATAAGTCAGTCGGTATAA
- a CDS encoding sigma-70 family RNA polymerase sigma factor, translating into MKETHGVTSAVKENYSDIQLIEKIKEGDMSSFEMLVNRHKNFAFTIADRILQNEEDAEEVAHDAFVKLLSSLDKFKGESKFTTWFYRIVMNMAISRTRKKRIKTEDIDSRPSGIAEYSNFEEFGGLKAKDRTYYLNQAVGRLKDEERLLITLYYFDELDMDEIQEVTKMDKGNLKVKIFRARKKLAEVLQKMLPAELESIL; encoded by the coding sequence TTGAAAGAAACTCATGGCGTCACATCGGCAGTGAAAGAGAATTATTCAGATATTCAATTGATTGAGAAGATCAAAGAAGGAGATATGTCCAGTTTTGAAATGCTAGTGAACAGGCATAAGAATTTTGCTTTTACCATAGCAGACCGAATTCTCCAAAATGAAGAAGATGCTGAAGAGGTGGCTCATGATGCTTTTGTAAAGTTGCTTAGCTCATTAGATAAGTTTAAAGGCGAATCGAAGTTTACTACCTGGTTTTATCGTATTGTGATGAATATGGCCATAAGCCGGACAAGGAAAAAAAGAATAAAAACCGAAGATATTGACAGCCGACCCAGTGGAATAGCCGAGTACTCAAATTTCGAAGAGTTTGGGGGCCTAAAAGCAAAGGATAGGACTTACTATTTGAATCAAGCAGTGGGTCGATTGAAGGATGAAGAGCGTTTGCTGATCACCTTGTACTATTTTGATGAACTAGACATGGATGAAATCCAGGAGGTCACCAAAATGGATAAAGGGAACCTGAAGGTGAAAATATTTCGAGCGAGAAAAAAACTGGCTGAAGTTTTACAAAAAATGCTTCCTGCGGAATTAGAGAGTATTCTATAA